One Alosa alosa isolate M-15738 ecotype Scorff River chromosome 22, AALO_Geno_1.1, whole genome shotgun sequence DNA segment encodes these proteins:
- the zmiz1a gene encoding zinc finger MIZ domain-containing protein 1a isoform X7 has protein sequence MQPPMGPMKPGLSHGDGSFPYDSVAWQQNTNQPPGSLSVVTTVWGVTNTSQSQVLGNPMASGNNPMNPGGNPMGSGMSGGNPGINSPQFQGQQQQFSGKGNSNQAYMQQNMYGRPNYPGGGGYGGSYPGGPNTPGGMGMPPHSRPPSDFTQPAAAAAAAAVAAAAATATATATATVAALQETQNKDMNQYGPMSSSFQMGPNQAYGGQFMNQQGPRGPPSLPGNMNPMGGGMNASNMGGPPMGMNQPRPQGMGPFGSHGQRMPQQGYPGPRGPQGMPMQGMKRQYPGEVGAGTMAAPLSARSPTTFTNNYGGQQYGPNSQFANQQGQYANPNASRPLPSPNYPGQRMPGQQNPGQYPPPGAGMGQYFKPEPFNGQSNNFSGSGFQYNQGNMNGAPRPVGNYPHSPVPGNPTPPMTPGSSMPPYLSPGQDVKPIFPPDIKPNMSALPPPPGNPHEELRLTFPVRDGVVLEPFRLEHNLAVSNHVFHLRPSVHQTLMWRSDLELQFKCYHHEDRQMNTNWPASVQVSVNATPLTIERGDNKTSHKPLHLKQVCQPGRNTIQITVTACCCVSITSASHLFVLQLVHRPSVRSVLQGLLKKRLLPAEHCITKVKRNFSSVAASSGNTTMNGEDGVEQTAIKVSLKCPITFRRIQLPARGHDCKHVQCFDLESYLQLNCERGTWRCPVCNKTALLEGLEVDQYMWGILNAIQNSEFEEVTIDPTCSWRPVAIKSEMHIKEDPDGPLAKRFKTMSPSQMIMPNVMEMIAQLGPGPSPYPNISSQQQGGNSGEYGNQGNNFQGHGNFDFPHGNVGGSSVNDFMHGPQLSHPPDMPNSLMGPDKPLNHGMPDSVPHSVSTDSPHNPMQHNLHGPSHGPGTPSGQPLHHGGPPGQQPGRQQPPQPPQAQAPQQQAQPQAQQQQQGPNSHPHPHPHPDLGFNPSGGLDGSGQVPPDMPEPSLDLLPELANPDDLLSYLDPPDLPSNNNDDLLSLFENN, from the exons ATGCAGCCGCCCATGGGCCCCATGAAGCCTGGCCTGTCTCACGG CGACGGGTCATTTCCGTACGACTCGGTCGCCTGGCAACAAAACACCAATCAGCCTCCTGGATCACTCTCCGTGGTGACCACTGTCTGGGGTGTAACCAATACGTCACAAAGTCAG gtTTTGGGGAACCCCATGGCGAGCGGCAACAACCCCATGAACCCCGGCGGCAACCCCATGGGCTCGGGCATGTCGGGGGGCAACCCGGGCATCAACTCGCCCCAGTTCcaaggccagcagcagcagttctCGGGCAAGGGAAACAGCAACCAGGCGTACATGCAGCAGAACATGTATGGCCGACCCAACTACCCCGGCGGAGGGGGCTACGGGGGCAG TTACCCTGGCGGTCCCAACACTCCCGGAGGTATGGGAATGCCTCCCCATTCCCGACCGCCCTCCGACTTCACCcaacctgctgcagctgctgccgccgccgcagtcgctgccgccgccgccacgGCAACCGCAACTGCCACGGCAACGGTGGCCGCCCTGCAGGAGACCCAGAACAAGGACATGAACCAATATGGACCG ATGTCTTCCTCTTTCCAGATGGGACCCAACCAGGCGTACGGTGGCCAGTTCATGAACCAGCAGGGGCCCCGGGGCCCACCCTCCCTGCCGGGCAACATGAACCCCATGGGCGGCGGCATGAACGCGTCCAACATGGGCGGGCCTCCCATGGGCATGAACCAGCCGCGACCCCAGGGCATGGGGCCCTTCGGGAGCCACGGTCAGCGGATGCCCCAGCAGGGCTACCCAGGCCCCCGGGGGCCACAAGGGATGCCCATGCAGGGCATGAAGAGGCAGTACCCGGGGGAGGTGGGTGCAGGCACCATGGCAGCACCACTGAGCGCTAGATCCCCGACTACATTCACA aACAACTACGGGGGCCAGCAGTATGGACCAAACAGCCAGTTCGCCAACCAGCAGGGGCAGTACGCCAACCCCAACGCCTCTCGGCCGCTCCCCTCGCCCAACTACCCCGGTCAGAGGATGCCGGGGCAACAGAACCCTGGCCAGTACCCTCCACCAGGTGCAGGCATGGGCCAGTATTTCAAG CCTGAGCCATTTAATGGTCAGAGTAATAATTTCTCTGGGAGTGGATTCCAATATAACCAAGGGAATATGAACGGG GCTCCTCGGCCGGTGGGTAACTACCCGCATTCGCCGGTACCCGGCAACCCCACGCCCCCCATGACCCCAGGAAGCAGTATGCCGCCATACCTGTCGCCCGGCCAGGATGTGAAGCCGATATTCCCGCCCGATATCAAACCAAATATGAGCGCACTGCCTCCGCCACCAG GGAATCCCCATGAGGAGCTGCGTTTGACCTTCCCTGTGCGGGACGGTGTGGTCCTGGAACCCTTCCGACTGGAGCACAACCTGGCCGTCAGCAACCACGTGTTCCACCTGCGACCCTCCGTGCACCAGACGCTCATGTGGAG GTCGGACCTGGAGCTGCAGTTTAAGTGCTACCATCACGAGGACCGTCAGATGAACACCAACTGGCCAGCGTCGGTGCAGGTGAGCGTCAACGCCACGCCGCTCACCATCGAGAGGGGCGACAACAAGACGTCCCACAAACCCCTGCACCTGAAGCAGGTGTGCCAGCCGGGCAGGAACACCATCCAGATCACCGTCACGGCCTGCTGCTGTGTGAGTATCACttctgct TCGCACCTGTTTGTGCTGCAGCTGGTGCATCGGCCGTCGGTGCGCTCGGTCCTGCAGGGCCTGCTGAAGAAGAGGCTGCTCCCAGCTGAGCACTGCATCACCAAAG TGAAGAGGAACTTCAGCAGCGTAGCGGCTTCGTCTGGGAACACCACAATGAACGGAGAGGACGGCGTCGAACAGACGGCCATCAAAGTGTCGCTCAAGTGTCCGATCACCTTCCGGCGGATCCAGCTACCGGCGCGGGGACATGACTGTAAACACGTACAG TGCTTTGACTTGGAGTCCTACTTGCAGTTGAATTGTGAGCGAGGGACGTGGCGATGTCCAGTATGCAA TAAAACCGCATTGTTAGAGGGCCTGGAAGTCGACCAATACATGTGGGGCATCCTAAACGCTATACAAAA CTCGGAGTTTGAGGAGGTGACCATCGACCCAACATGTAGCTGGCGGCCGGTGGCCATCAAGTCGGAGATGCACATCAAGGAGGACCCTGACGGACCGCTGGCCAAGCGCTTCAAGACCATGAGCCCGAGCCAGATGATCATGCCCAACGTGATGGAGATGATCGCCCAGCTGGGGCCGGGGCCGTCGCCGTACCCCAACATATCGTCACAGCAACAAGGTGGAAACAGCGGCGAGTACGGCAACCAAG gcaACAATTTCCAGGGGCACGGGAACTTTGACTTCCCCCACGGCAACGTTGGAGGCTCGTCGGTGAATGACTTTATGCATGGCCCCCAGCTCTCCCACCCGCCAGACATGCCCAACTCACTCATGGGCCCGGACAAGCCCCTCAACCACGGCATGCCGGACTCA GTACCTCATTCTGTCAGCACTGACTCGCCCCACAATCCCATGCAGCATAACCTGCACGGGCCGTCCCACGGGCCGGGCACCCCGTCAGGCCAGCCGCTCCACCACGGTGGTCCCCCAGGCCAGCAGCCCGGTCGCCAGCAGCCTCCCCAGCCCCCTCAAGCCCAGGCCCCCCAGCAGCAGGCCCAGCCacaggcccagcagcagcagcaaggcCCCAACAGCCACCCACACCCGCACCCCCACCCCGACCTCGGCTTCAACCCCTCGGGCGGCCTGGATGGGTCGGGCCAAGTGCCGCCAGATATGCCCGAGCCCTCTCTAGAT CTTCTCCCTGAACTTGCGAACCCGGACGACCTGTTGTCTTACCTGGACCCCCCAGATCTTCCCAGCAATAACAACGACGACCTTCTGTCCCTGTTTGAAAATAACTGA